In one Sporomusa sphaeroides DSM 2875 genomic region, the following are encoded:
- a CDS encoding HD domain-containing phosphohydrolase — MSDYTTDKATILVVDDMEVNRLILQEILADSYEIQQAADGLEAVTKLITCIQKPQLVLLDIMMPEMDGFEVLRFMKTDPVLQKIPVIFITAANEETNEIRGLNAGAVDYIAKPFNPKVVRLRAATHIELMRYREKLEDLVDAKANELVATKEIFLETMANLIEYRSLESGEHVKRTRELTQLLIMELLKKQTYRQQLIDCDYSVLIKAVPLHDIGKIGIPDNILLKPGRLTPEEFAVIKTHTVIGSEIIKSLLVSGEDVYLSHCYDICRFHHERWDGNGYPANLAGTDIPLSARIVAVVDVYDALVSERCYKRAHTHEEALTIIREASGTQFDPNIVNALLQIEDQFKRHSS, encoded by the coding sequence GTGAGCGATTATACAACAGATAAAGCAACCATTCTGGTTGTCGACGACATGGAGGTCAACCGGCTTATATTGCAGGAAATCCTGGCGGATTCCTATGAAATTCAACAAGCCGCCGACGGTTTGGAGGCCGTCACCAAATTAATTACTTGCATCCAAAAACCGCAGTTAGTGCTCCTGGACATCATGATGCCGGAGATGGACGGTTTTGAAGTGCTGCGGTTTATGAAAACCGATCCTGTCCTGCAAAAAATTCCCGTGATCTTTATTACCGCCGCCAACGAAGAAACCAATGAAATAAGGGGCCTGAACGCCGGGGCCGTAGATTATATCGCCAAGCCGTTTAACCCGAAAGTCGTCAGGCTCCGGGCGGCAACTCACATTGAGCTAATGCGCTACCGCGAAAAGCTGGAGGACTTAGTGGACGCCAAAGCCAATGAACTGGTAGCCACAAAAGAAATTTTTCTGGAAACCATGGCAAATCTGATCGAATACCGCAGCCTGGAATCCGGCGAACATGTCAAACGCACCCGCGAGCTAACCCAGCTCCTCATCATGGAACTGCTGAAAAAGCAAACTTACCGCCAGCAATTAATTGACTGCGATTACTCCGTTTTAATTAAAGCCGTGCCGCTGCATGACATCGGTAAAATCGGCATCCCAGACAACATCCTGTTAAAGCCCGGACGCCTTACACCGGAAGAATTTGCAGTTATCAAAACCCATACCGTGATCGGCAGCGAAATTATCAAGTCTTTGCTGGTAAGCGGCGAGGACGTTTATCTTAGCCACTGCTATGACATCTGCCGCTTCCATCACGAACGCTGGGACGGCAATGGCTATCCCGCAAACTTAGCCGGGACAGATATTCCCCTGTCGGCCAGAATTGTAGCAGTCGTCGATGTTTATGATGCCTTGGTCAGCGAAAGATGCTACAAACGGGCACATACCCACGAAGAAGCGCTTACCATCATCAGGGAGGCGTCAGGTACCCAGTTTGACCCTAATATTGTTAATGCTTTGCTACAGATCGAAGATCAGTTTAAAAGACACAGCTCCTAA